In Rouxiella sp. WC2420, the following proteins share a genomic window:
- a CDS encoding tautomerase family protein, whose protein sequence is MPMTRIAIPEQRFTLWRDAISRALQQTLVSSFDIPETDCFQLFDRYQPEERIFDRHYLSGSEQGRSEDFLLFQITAGRPRGPEEKQKLYLKLVELLEQSIGIKPQDVMVVITFTQPEDWSFGSGKLFKVSDIPRP, encoded by the coding sequence ATGCCTATGACCCGTATTGCGATCCCGGAACAGCGATTCACACTTTGGCGCGACGCGATTTCCCGTGCGCTGCAACAGACTCTGGTTAGCAGTTTTGACATCCCCGAAACCGACTGTTTTCAACTTTTTGACCGCTATCAGCCGGAGGAACGCATCTTTGACCGCCACTATTTATCTGGATCTGAGCAGGGCCGCAGTGAGGATTTTCTGCTGTTTCAGATAACCGCAGGCAGACCGCGCGGACCAGAGGAGAAACAGAAATTGTATTTGAAGTTGGTGGAACTGCTTGAGCAATCCATAGGTATCAAGCCGCAGGACGTGATGGTAGTGATTACTTTTACTCAGCCTGAAGACTGGTCTTTCGGCAGTGGAAAGCTGTTTAAGGTCTCTGATATTCCACGACCTTAA
- a CDS encoding DUF4865 family protein: protein MLAMQYSFTLPADYDMTIIERRIADNGHLLDGYPGLIFKTYLYAIQNDGLTASDENLYAPFYLWQDAASLNSFLLSPGFAAVSRAFGRPEVKIYPVLSVALSPDIRQAKFACRKIEPIRPYSSLSSLGEPVKIGEELARLVAWDPQNWQLIGLSLWKILPQEVASTSQNYQIGHISLPKN from the coding sequence ATGCTGGCGATGCAATACAGTTTCACGCTTCCGGCCGATTATGATATGACCATTATCGAGCGTCGTATCGCCGATAACGGTCATCTGCTGGATGGTTATCCGGGGCTGATTTTTAAAACTTATCTCTATGCGATTCAGAACGACGGGTTAACCGCCAGTGACGAGAATCTCTATGCGCCTTTCTATCTTTGGCAGGACGCCGCAAGCCTGAACAGTTTTCTGTTAAGTCCGGGGTTTGCGGCGGTATCGCGGGCTTTCGGCAGGCCAGAGGTCAAGATTTATCCCGTGCTTTCGGTGGCATTATCGCCTGACATCCGTCAGGCTAAATTCGCCTGCCGGAAGATTGAGCCAATCAGGCCTTACAGCAGTCTTTCGTCACTAGGTGAGCCAGTAAAAATAGGAGAAGAGTTGGCGCGTTTAGTTGCCTGGGATCCGCAAAATTGGCAGCTGATTGGCTTGAGTCTGTGGAAAATATTGCCGCAAGAGGTAGCCTCAACCAGCCAAAACTATCAAATTGGCCATATTTCACTGCCGAAAAATTGA
- a CDS encoding RidA family protein: MKTAITYPGLGTEDRPMGPAPLSAAILSEPMLFISGQVAIDPYSGKIVGSDIASQTRQVLANIESLLKQADMTLDCLVRVTIYLTDLSQFAGMNEVYGEVLSAPYPARATVGITLNHPDLLVEMEATAMRQIAK, translated from the coding sequence ATGAAGACCGCGATTACCTATCCTGGGTTGGGAACTGAAGACCGACCAATGGGGCCTGCTCCTCTTTCAGCCGCCATTTTATCTGAACCGATGCTGTTTATTTCTGGACAGGTCGCCATTGATCCTTACAGCGGCAAAATTGTTGGCAGTGATATTGCGTCCCAGACACGTCAGGTTTTAGCGAACATTGAGTCTTTGCTCAAGCAGGCCGATATGACGCTGGACTGTCTGGTTCGCGTAACAATTTACCTCACCGATCTTTCACAGTTTGCCGGCATGAATGAAGTTTATGGCGAAGTGCTCTCCGCTCCCTATCCTGCTCGTGCCACGGTAGGTATTACGCTGAATCATCCCGATCTGCTGGTGGAAATGGAAGCAACAGCGATGCGTCAGATTGCAAAATAA
- a CDS encoding transporter substrate-binding domain-containing protein, whose translation MNNALRLAVWMTGFTAIMLSSLSAAQAADDIKPSAKDFAAMAQCKTLQAKYPSLVGKQVVVGLGGYTKGFEAPSAKDPSVIEGLDPSLFDRLGGCLGFTNTYQNGSFNVLLTSITSGRADIGPMLYVTDARLKQIAFVASVQVQDGSLVAKGNPKNIKTVDDLCGKTVAAAAGTYEAATLVPRQNAICKKEGKPEIDMLMVQNTDNSIQAIKSDRADIYLTEAGSAREVAKADPSLQTSFTVDLPIMVGFPIAKDNTVMRHAVLDAMKVIQSSGAQKKLLDFWGQGGSAERPAVDKG comes from the coding sequence ATGAACAATGCATTGCGACTGGCTGTTTGGATGACGGGATTCACCGCAATTATGCTCTCTTCCCTATCTGCAGCTCAGGCTGCGGATGACATCAAACCCTCGGCCAAAGACTTTGCCGCTATGGCCCAATGTAAAACCTTGCAGGCCAAGTATCCTTCTCTGGTCGGCAAGCAGGTGGTGGTCGGCCTTGGCGGATATACCAAAGGTTTTGAGGCTCCGTCGGCAAAGGATCCTTCAGTGATTGAAGGGTTGGATCCTTCACTGTTCGATCGTCTTGGTGGCTGTCTTGGTTTCACTAACACTTATCAAAATGGATCCTTTAACGTGCTGCTAACCTCGATCACCAGCGGTCGTGCGGATATCGGCCCGATGCTTTACGTTACTGATGCGCGCCTGAAACAGATAGCGTTTGTCGCCTCGGTGCAGGTGCAGGACGGATCACTGGTAGCAAAAGGCAATCCAAAAAATATTAAAACCGTAGATGACCTGTGCGGTAAAACCGTGGCCGCTGCGGCAGGAACCTATGAAGCTGCAACACTGGTTCCTCGGCAAAATGCTATCTGCAAGAAAGAAGGCAAGCCCGAGATCGATATGCTGATGGTGCAGAACACCGATAACAGCATTCAGGCGATCAAAAGCGATCGCGCCGATATTTATCTCACTGAGGCCGGATCGGCGCGTGAAGTCGCCAAGGCCGATCCTTCCCTGCAAACTTCATTTACTGTCGATCTGCCGATCATGGTCGGTTTCCCTATTGCCAAAGACAACACTGTGATGCGCCACGCGGTGCTGGACGCCATGAAAGTGATTCAGAGCAGCGGCGCGCAGAAAAAACTGTTGGATTTCTGGGGCCAGGGCGGCAGTGCCGAACGTCCCGCAGTTGATAAAGGCTAA
- a CDS encoding amino acid ABC transporter permease/ATP-binding protein, with protein MQDFFQYLTLPYLWQGAVIAVELLVGALTGGIIIGFFLALASTSRHTIIRLPVQIYIYILRGTPVLLQLILLYNVLPQFGLRFSPFSSALLAMMINETAFCAEIIRGGIVATDRNQRTAAQAFGFSRTKEMIHVVIPQALRAILPTLGNEAVGLLKSTSLASVVGVNELTMRGQTIVSQNFLFIPVLVASGGIYMIMSSGLAGIQYWLEKHFNLEERARRARLVKNAVEVPIEETQALLPKQHWESKNAAVVLDIENLLVEYAGKAVLKGLTLKVRRGEVVVLLGRSGSGKSTLLKSILALTPRAGGSIETEGHLMGRDAKGQPLAERLLPGNRADSGIGIVFQHFALFDHMTALQNTMSIPLLVQGMPKDVARLKAKSALKLVGLENFEVALPHELSGGQQQRVGIARALAAEPRILLFDEPTSALDPELVREVNQTIRSLAKTGMTLLISTHDIAFAATVADRIVFLQDGVLVEEGGPEILQHPTTTAFSAFLQQELTHENS; from the coding sequence ATGCAAGATTTTTTCCAATACCTCACGCTGCCGTATTTATGGCAGGGTGCGGTAATCGCCGTCGAACTGTTAGTCGGTGCTCTAACTGGGGGGATTATCATCGGATTTTTTCTGGCGCTCGCCAGCACTTCCCGTCATACGATAATTCGCCTTCCGGTGCAGATTTACATCTATATTTTGCGCGGCACGCCGGTGCTGTTGCAGCTGATTTTGCTCTACAACGTGTTGCCGCAGTTTGGTCTACGTTTTAGCCCATTTTCCAGCGCTTTATTGGCGATGATGATTAATGAAACGGCGTTTTGCGCCGAGATTATTCGCGGTGGTATCGTAGCCACCGATCGCAACCAGCGCACCGCCGCGCAGGCATTTGGCTTTTCGCGCACCAAAGAAATGATCCACGTGGTTATTCCGCAGGCGTTGCGCGCCATTCTGCCGACGCTGGGCAATGAAGCTGTCGGATTGCTGAAATCCACCTCGCTGGCCTCCGTCGTCGGGGTTAATGAACTGACGATGCGTGGGCAAACCATCGTTTCGCAAAACTTTCTGTTTATTCCTGTGCTGGTTGCCTCTGGCGGCATTTATATGATCATGTCTTCAGGCCTTGCCGGTATCCAATACTGGCTTGAAAAGCATTTCAATCTTGAAGAACGGGCGCGGCGCGCGCGTCTGGTGAAAAACGCCGTCGAAGTGCCGATTGAGGAAACTCAGGCACTGCTGCCGAAACAGCATTGGGAAAGCAAAAATGCCGCCGTGGTGCTGGATATAGAAAATCTGCTGGTGGAATACGCGGGCAAAGCGGTGCTAAAAGGGCTGACTTTAAAGGTTCGCCGTGGGGAAGTGGTGGTCCTGCTGGGCCGTTCCGGTTCCGGTAAAAGTACCTTGCTGAAATCCATTCTGGCGCTGACGCCGCGAGCCGGAGGCAGTATAGAAACAGAAGGTCACCTGATGGGCCGTGACGCGAAAGGGCAGCCGTTGGCCGAGCGCCTTTTGCCCGGCAATCGCGCCGACTCCGGGATTGGTATCGTATTTCAGCACTTTGCCTTGTTTGATCACATGACCGCGCTGCAAAACACGATGAGCATTCCCTTGCTGGTGCAGGGGATGCCAAAAGACGTGGCGCGGCTCAAGGCCAAAAGCGCGTTGAAGCTGGTCGGGCTCGAGAATTTTGAGGTGGCTTTACCACACGAACTTTCTGGAGGGCAACAGCAGCGGGTCGGGATCGCCCGTGCGCTGGCTGCCGAACCGCGTATTTTGCTGTTTGATGAACCGACCTCGGCGTTAGATCCTGAGCTGGTGCGCGAGGTCAATCAAACCATCCGTTCGCTGGCGAAAACGGGCATGACACTGCTAATCAGCACTCATGACATCGCATTTGCCGCCACCGTCGCCGATCGCATTGTTTTCCTGCAAGACGGTGTGCTGGTGGAGGAGGGCGGGCCAGAAATCTTGCAACATCCAACCACAACAGCGTTTTCCGCCTTCCTGCAACAGGAGCTGACTCATGAAAATAGCTGA
- a CDS encoding alpha-hydroxy acid oxidase: protein MKIADHHLQGLPHAIEAREKLGEALFRYMLGQPKDLPVGADDANAAALQQYRLVPRVMRGCQSLNISSQPFKRHWSAPLAVGAFAGDRVFHPQGLLPIARVCQRLQLPLFISEETVTPLADICAEHDDCWLQLRAAGPVDRILDLMGNAADCGAQGIILTVLAPVHPVNGLQPGGFSIGDELLRRGWKTIGSTAAGVHPLPAFPAWSWQELATVIQHATAKGLSVMVKGVLHPEDAMLATQSGAQALMVSNIGLRQSARWVTPVESMAHIVPAFTGLLAIDGGIRSGADVLVARSLGAELAVIVRPIIAALAAGGEQAVESLLCGLINEITALCSWCGVSDICELNADYVAIMGASHEQ from the coding sequence ATGAAAATAGCTGATCACCATTTACAGGGCTTACCGCACGCTATCGAGGCGCGCGAAAAGCTGGGCGAGGCGCTATTTCGCTACATGCTTGGCCAGCCCAAAGACTTGCCTGTAGGCGCAGACGATGCCAACGCCGCGGCTCTGCAACAATATCGACTGGTGCCGCGAGTCATGCGAGGTTGTCAGAGCCTGAATATCAGCAGCCAGCCGTTTAAGCGTCACTGGTCCGCTCCGTTGGCGGTCGGCGCATTCGCTGGCGATCGGGTATTTCATCCGCAAGGATTGCTGCCGATTGCACGGGTCTGCCAGCGATTGCAGCTGCCACTGTTTATTTCCGAAGAAACCGTAACCCCGTTGGCAGATATTTGTGCTGAACACGATGACTGCTGGCTACAGCTGCGTGCCGCCGGGCCGGTGGATCGCATCTTGGATTTGATGGGTAATGCCGCCGACTGCGGGGCGCAGGGGATTATTCTTACCGTGCTGGCACCGGTTCATCCGGTTAATGGCCTGCAACCGGGCGGGTTTTCGATTGGCGACGAGCTACTGCGTCGGGGTTGGAAAACTATCGGTTCGACGGCAGCGGGCGTGCATCCGCTACCCGCATTTCCTGCCTGGTCATGGCAAGAATTGGCAACCGTGATTCAACACGCGACGGCTAAAGGTTTGAGCGTCATGGTTAAAGGCGTTCTGCATCCAGAGGACGCTATGTTGGCTACGCAATCTGGCGCACAGGCGCTGATGGTATCAAATATCGGCCTGCGGCAAAGTGCGCGCTGGGTAACACCGGTTGAGTCGATGGCCCACATTGTTCCTGCTTTTACAGGTTTACTCGCAATTGACGGTGGGATACGCAGCGGCGCGGACGTGCTGGTCGCGCGCAGCCTCGGAGCTGAGCTTGCGGTAATTGTCCGCCCGATAATCGCCGCTTTAGCCGCCGGTGGCGAACAGGCCGTTGAGTCTTTACTCTGCGGTTTAATCAATGAAATAACGGCTTTGTGCAGCTGGTGCGGGGTCAGCGATATCTGCGAGCTTAACGCGGATTATGTAGCCATTATGGGAGCCAGTCATGAGCAGTAA
- a CDS encoding ABC transporter substrate-binding protein has product MSSNPLALPTLRLNQGDASEARVYYCAHFIAESLGFFTRAGVKIEFTSAQSGGHTIQGGQVPAVIAGEADLTIGGPMVIMKNHEENGPLLKCFCAAVAGNPWYLAAASAQPDFSFASLRGCTVIDVGNVGTATLCFRWLLRQQGIGENELELIPGSGNPQQDFAAVAAGEIDYALHSLHALAPTIASGQLAVVQSLSAATGPVPWSAYIARPEIIAAKHQAFSAFTCAIGWALNWLREQSAEQVSQVIAPFYPDYPAEGLIEAVRGYQASQTFASSTPIAEQDFRHFSDILQQAGWLKQAAPYAALVDSSLIKEQN; this is encoded by the coding sequence ATGAGCAGTAATCCTTTGGCATTACCGACTTTGCGCCTTAATCAGGGCGATGCCAGTGAGGCGCGAGTTTATTACTGTGCGCATTTTATCGCTGAGAGCCTGGGCTTTTTTACCCGCGCAGGAGTGAAAATCGAATTCACTTCCGCCCAGTCCGGCGGCCACACCATTCAGGGAGGGCAGGTTCCGGCCGTTATCGCCGGAGAGGCTGATCTGACAATCGGTGGGCCGATGGTTATCATGAAAAATCACGAAGAAAACGGCCCGTTGCTTAAGTGTTTTTGTGCTGCGGTGGCCGGTAATCCGTGGTATTTGGCTGCCGCGAGTGCTCAGCCGGATTTTAGTTTTGCGTCGCTGCGCGGTTGCACGGTCATTGACGTTGGCAATGTTGGCACTGCAACCCTTTGTTTTCGCTGGTTGTTGCGTCAGCAGGGCATCGGTGAAAACGAACTGGAGCTGATCCCCGGCAGTGGCAATCCGCAGCAAGATTTTGCAGCGGTCGCCGCAGGTGAAATTGACTATGCCTTGCACTCGTTGCACGCACTGGCTCCAACTATCGCCAGCGGCCAACTTGCCGTAGTACAAAGCCTGTCGGCCGCAACCGGCCCGGTGCCTTGGAGCGCCTATATTGCCCGGCCAGAGATTATTGCTGCAAAACATCAGGCTTTTTCAGCCTTTACCTGTGCTATTGGTTGGGCCCTAAACTGGTTGCGCGAACAGTCAGCCGAGCAAGTGAGCCAGGTTATCGCGCCTTTCTATCCTGATTATCCTGCCGAAGGATTGATAGAAGCCGTCCGCGGCTATCAGGCCTCGCAGACTTTTGCTTCATCCACCCCGATCGCGGAACAAGATTTTCGCCACTTCTCGGACATTCTACAGCAGGCAGGTTGGCTAAAGCAGGCTGCACCTTACGCCGCGCTGGTAGATAGCAGCTTAATAAAGGAGCAAAACTGA
- a CDS encoding dihydroorotase family protein, translating into MKTLIIGGLLVTETGELRAELAIDKGKIVGIFAPDCLLPQADEVIDASGLIVMPGAIDVHTHFTGSHDFPEQELREGTQGAAAGGVTTVVEMPHSLPPATTLENFTWKRGLLDANVTVDFAMWAGLDGKNLHQLASLDAAGAIAFKAFLCSGDPDGGATDPKGLPRLDDDGLLRAMQTLREFDGLIGIHSENHDILIGAGAELRRAGRKDIRAHALAGPEIAEVEAVNRVLTIAEETGARCHIVHVSSARAAKNIVKARGRARVSFETCPHYLILDEEDLVRIGPNARCGPPIRPRPVVDALWSVVLDGEVDMLASDHCPYLPEQKAAGNESIWDAGMGLTGVETLGPMFFSEGHVKRGLGLTEFARMTATGPAKTFGLYPRKGAIRIGSDADLVFYNPQQAWTVKGADFYGLGKWSAFEGLNCQGKVAMTMIRGVMVYKDGKTQVEPGFGQFITRAISQ; encoded by the coding sequence ATGAAAACCTTGATTATCGGCGGATTGTTGGTGACCGAAACCGGCGAGCTGCGGGCCGAACTGGCCATCGACAAGGGTAAAATTGTCGGTATTTTTGCGCCAGATTGCCTATTGCCGCAGGCCGATGAGGTGATCGACGCCAGCGGGCTTATCGTGATGCCCGGTGCCATCGATGTACACACGCACTTTACCGGTTCGCACGATTTCCCCGAGCAGGAACTGCGCGAAGGAACACAGGGAGCGGCTGCGGGCGGCGTCACCACGGTGGTAGAAATGCCACATTCACTGCCGCCAGCCACTACGCTGGAGAATTTCACCTGGAAGCGCGGCCTGCTGGACGCCAATGTTACGGTGGATTTTGCCATGTGGGCCGGGTTGGACGGCAAAAATTTGCATCAGTTGGCGAGTCTGGATGCTGCCGGCGCGATCGCGTTTAAAGCCTTTTTATGCAGCGGCGATCCCGATGGCGGTGCCACTGACCCGAAAGGGCTGCCGCGCCTTGACGATGACGGCCTGCTGCGCGCTATGCAAACGTTGCGCGAGTTTGACGGATTGATCGGCATTCATTCCGAGAATCACGACATTCTGATCGGAGCAGGGGCTGAATTGCGCCGTGCCGGACGCAAAGATATTCGCGCCCACGCGCTGGCTGGCCCTGAAATTGCCGAGGTTGAGGCTGTCAATCGTGTGCTGACCATCGCCGAGGAGACCGGCGCGCGTTGTCACATCGTACATGTCAGTTCGGCGCGGGCCGCAAAAAATATCGTCAAGGCTCGCGGCAGGGCGCGGGTCTCATTCGAAACCTGTCCTCATTATCTGATCCTTGATGAAGAAGATTTGGTGCGCATTGGCCCTAACGCGCGCTGCGGGCCGCCGATCCGCCCGCGTCCGGTTGTGGATGCGCTGTGGTCAGTGGTACTCGACGGCGAGGTGGACATGTTGGCCTCGGATCACTGCCCATACCTGCCGGAACAAAAAGCGGCGGGCAACGAATCCATCTGGGATGCGGGCATGGGGCTGACCGGCGTTGAAACGCTGGGGCCAATGTTCTTTAGCGAAGGGCACGTCAAGCGAGGTCTTGGCTTGACGGAATTTGCCCGCATGACCGCCACGGGTCCGGCGAAAACTTTCGGCCTTTATCCACGAAAAGGGGCGATTAGGATAGGATCTGATGCCGATCTGGTGTTTTACAACCCACAGCAGGCCTGGACGGTAAAAGGTGCCGATTTTTACGGACTCGGCAAGTGGAGCGCGTTTGAGGGGCTGAACTGTCAGGGCAAGGTTGCGATGACGATGATCCGTGGGGTCATGGTTTATAAGGATGGCAAGACCCAGGTCGAGCCGGGCTTTGGGCAGTTTATCACCCGTGCGATAAGCCAATAA
- a CDS encoding GntR family transcriptional regulator yields the protein MAAKQAIKKTLGKQSANKADAEVSPLMQAAGEEGVQWQAARPRTLVDHAVDAILSAASRGLLLPGDRVSEPDLVMRLGMSRVPIREALRILESQGIVSSEPYKGIRLMDISQQRLEQIIDVRIPLETLACRRAIENGRNGKLQITRLEASVKELELMMQRGDVYGFASADTDFHRVLCSFAENPVLSNLWESIARQLTVIFGLSTMGKSMADIVEEHRQLTQVFAAGDIAQMTQEIELHVRVQALDVDYQKIIADRRRAASAAE from the coding sequence ATGGCAGCAAAACAGGCGATAAAAAAAACGCTGGGCAAACAGTCTGCAAATAAAGCCGACGCCGAGGTGTCACCGCTGATGCAGGCCGCTGGCGAGGAGGGGGTTCAGTGGCAGGCGGCCAGACCTCGCACGCTGGTAGATCACGCGGTTGACGCCATTCTCTCTGCTGCGTCGCGCGGTTTGCTGCTGCCCGGCGATCGCGTTTCTGAACCGGATCTGGTGATGCGGCTGGGTATGAGTCGGGTGCCGATTCGTGAGGCGCTGCGCATCCTCGAGAGTCAGGGCATCGTCTCCAGCGAGCCGTATAAAGGTATTCGCCTGATGGATATTTCCCAGCAGCGGCTGGAGCAGATCATCGACGTGCGTATTCCGCTGGAAACGCTGGCTTGTCGTCGCGCGATTGAGAACGGCCGCAACGGCAAGCTGCAAATTACCCGACTTGAGGCAAGCGTCAAAGAGCTGGAACTGATGATGCAGCGTGGAGATGTCTACGGTTTTGCCTCGGCGGATACCGATTTTCACCGCGTATTGTGCAGCTTCGCGGAAAACCCCGTGCTGAGCAATCTATGGGAATCGATAGCTCGCCAGCTCACAGTGATTTTCGGGCTATCAACAATGGGCAAATCCATGGCCGACATCGTAGAAGAGCATCGCCAATTAACTCAGGTTTTTGCAGCCGGAGATATTGCGCAAATGACTCAAGAAATTGAATTACACGTTCGCGTGCAGGCTTTGGACGTGGACTATCAGAAAATTATTGCTGACCGACGCCGGGCGGCGTCTGCGGCGGAATAA
- a CDS encoding mandelate racemase/muconate lactonizing enzyme family protein, translated as MKITDVEAFYLRLPNIEARTDSSQDALLIKITTDAGVVGWGEVDGSPYVTKAIIEAPYSHTMVTGLKSLLIGENPLETGRLWAKMHRATIYYGRNGAVIQAMAGIDIALWDIKGKALDKPIVELLGGAMRDRMRVYSSNMFQFSIEDTVARARHAVDTGHTGVKFGWEPFGLDEKRDIEYVEAIRHAIGDDVDFMLDVGLAWDAKTTIRRAQLFEPYRLFWIEEPLHPDDYAGYGKVSQSCSQHIAAGEEECTVVGFQRLIDEGQIDIVQIDVTRTGFTQAMQIAQYAHSRGRKVCNHNFTTDINTAASLHFLCAIENALVMEYCVEPGEISRSLAKEPVKITDGYAFLPSGPGLGVEPRMDIIEKFLVRTA; from the coding sequence ATGAAAATAACAGATGTAGAAGCCTTTTATTTGCGGCTTCCCAATATTGAAGCGCGCACCGACAGCTCTCAGGATGCCCTGCTGATTAAAATCACCACCGATGCGGGCGTGGTAGGCTGGGGCGAGGTCGATGGCAGTCCTTACGTCACTAAAGCGATTATTGAAGCACCTTATTCGCACACCATGGTCACCGGTCTGAAATCTTTATTGATTGGCGAAAATCCGCTGGAGACTGGCCGCCTGTGGGCAAAAATGCATCGCGCGACAATTTATTACGGTCGTAATGGGGCCGTTATTCAGGCTATGGCGGGGATTGATATCGCGCTGTGGGATATTAAAGGTAAAGCGTTAGACAAGCCGATTGTTGAATTGCTGGGCGGAGCAATGCGCGATCGCATGCGCGTTTACTCCTCAAATATGTTCCAGTTCAGCATCGAAGATACCGTGGCGCGAGCTCGTCACGCTGTGGATACCGGGCATACCGGTGTTAAATTTGGCTGGGAACCGTTTGGCCTCGATGAAAAACGCGATATCGAATACGTAGAAGCCATCCGTCACGCGATAGGTGACGACGTTGATTTTATGCTCGACGTTGGGCTGGCCTGGGATGCTAAAACCACCATTCGCCGCGCCCAGCTGTTTGAACCCTATCGTCTGTTCTGGATTGAAGAACCTTTGCATCCGGACGACTATGCCGGATATGGCAAAGTTTCGCAGAGCTGTTCCCAACATATTGCGGCGGGGGAGGAAGAGTGCACGGTAGTCGGCTTCCAGCGACTGATCGACGAAGGGCAAATTGATATTGTTCAAATAGATGTGACGCGCACTGGATTTACTCAGGCGATGCAGATTGCGCAATATGCTCACAGCCGTGGCCGTAAAGTGTGTAATCATAATTTCACTACCGATATTAATACCGCTGCGTCACTACATTTCCTTTGTGCGATTGAAAATGCCCTGGTAATGGAATATTGCGTGGAGCCGGGTGAAATTAGTCGTTCATTGGCTAAAGAGCCGGTGAAAATTACCGATGGCTACGCCTTCCTGCCGTCGGGTCCGGGATTAGGCGTTGAACCAAGAATGGATATTATCGAAAAGTTTCTAGTGAGAACGGCTTAA